The nucleotide sequence TCTCCCTTGATGATCCGATCCATGCTTACCGGGTTGGCTCCTTGTTTCATGATAAAAATGGAAGGATGGCAGTTATTGCAGTTGAGCCACATCGTGTGAGGCGTATGCGGGAAGACGACGTTGGGCACGGGATAGGCATCCCCGATGTTAAACACGATGTCCAGGTTTAAAATCGGACCGTCCGGGGGGCCGCTCGGATCAATCGAACTTCTGGGTTTGAGGATTCCTTCTTTGAGAGCGGCCACCCAATCGACATCCCCCGTCTGTCTTTTAGGAAGCGCACGGAAGGCAATCGGATGTCCTTGCGCATCCAGTCCGGATTTTTGCGCGATCTCGGATTGGGTCAGTTTGGGTTGCACGCAGCCGGTCAGAATGCACGGCATCAGAACCGCCGGTATCAGGAAACGTTTAACGGGACGCAAGATGCTTGACGATGATTTGAGCCAGTCCATTCGAATAGACCTCTTTCCATGCGAGATAAACCGCGGAGTCCGATGAAGCGAAAGATGGAACGGAGGATGGCGTCGAGGGAGTGGCGTTCAGCCGCTGGTCAACGGATTCCCACCGATCGCCGGTCCGGCGT is from Nitrospiria bacterium and encodes:
- a CDS encoding c(7)-type cytochrome triheme domain-containing protein; amino-acid sequence: MPCILTGCVQPKLTQSEIAQKSGLDAQGHPIAFRALPKRQTGDVDWVAALKEGILKPRSSIDPSGPPDGPILNLDIVFNIGDAYPVPNVVFPHTPHTMWLNCNNCHPSIFIMKQGANPVSMDRIIKGEYCGRCHGVVAFPFADCLRCHSRPK